A single Pangasianodon hypophthalmus isolate fPanHyp1 chromosome 27, fPanHyp1.pri, whole genome shotgun sequence DNA region contains:
- the rad51d gene encoding DNA repair protein RAD51 homolog 4, translating into MVLLREGLCPGLSEDLIKALHGGDVRTVEDLVLSDPEHLAQKCSVSYKALVAVRRVLLAQHAAFPVSGADLYDELLSSTSILSTGIASVDKLLDSGLYTGEITELCGGPGTGKTQMCFSVAVNVAHELKQKVMYIDTNGGICANRLLQILQQKTVNTAEQMNALQRISVLRVFDVFALLSSLQNLRASGLQKGAVGGSVKAVIVDSVSAVLSHMLGGKQNEGMSLMMQVATELKIIAKDFNVAVLVTNHVTRDGNNQLKAGLGQSWSHVPRTRIVLQRVEKPGASSSLRTATLLKSSRQPCYMIEEFDLSPQSQGESRTGFAGKRKLDTDS; encoded by the exons ATGGTGCTTCTGAGAGAAGGTCTGTGTCCAGGGTTGAGTGAAGACCTCATCAAAGCTCTACATGGAGGAGATGTTAGAACAG TCGAGGACCTTGTCTTGTCTGACCCTGAACATCTGGCCCAGAAATGCTCAGTGTCCTATAAG GCCTTAGTGGCAGTTCGGCGTGTGCTTCTGGCTCAGCACGCCGCGTTTCCGGTTTCAGGAGCCGACCTGTACGACGAGCTGCTGAGCTCCACTTCCATCCTCTCCACAGGAATCGCTAG TGTGGATAAACTTCTTGACTCGGGTCTGTACACAGGCGAGATCACTGAACTGTGTGGAGGACCAGGAACAGGTAAAACCCAG ATGTGCTTCAGCGTAGCTGTTAACGTTGCACATGAGCTGAAGCAGAAGGTAATGTACATCGACACAAACGGAGGAATATGTGCTAACCGGCTGCTTCAGATACTCCAGCAGAAAACCGTCAACACAGCAGAGCAG ATGAATGCTCTTCAGAGGATCAGTGTGCTCCGAGTGTTTGATGTCTTCGCCTTACTGTCCTCCCTTCAAAATCTAAGAGCCAGCGGTCTCCAGAAG GGAGCTGTTGGTGGTTCAGTCAAAGCCGTGATTGTGGATTCCGTGTCAGCCGTGCTCTCCCATATGCTTGGAggaaaacagaatgaag GTATGTCCTTGATGATGCAAGTAGCTACAGAGCTGAAGATCATCGCCAAAGATTTTAACGTAGCCGTTCTG GTGACCAATCATGTAACGCGAGATGGGAACAATCAGCTGAAGGCAGGACTGGGGCAGTCATGGAGTCACGTTCCACGCACACGAATCGTCCTGCAGCGAGTGGAGAAGCCCGGAGCTTCCTCCAGCTTACGCACAGCCACTCTTCTTAAATCCTCTCGACAG ccttgcTACATGATTGAGGAGTTTGATTTGAGTCCACAGTCTCAGGGAGAGTCACGGACTGGGTTTGCAGGGAAGAGGAAACTGGACACTGATTCATAA